One stretch of Lacimicrobium alkaliphilum DNA includes these proteins:
- a CDS encoding enoyl-CoA hydratase/isomerase family protein gives MSDILYEVDKRGVATVTLNRPHKHNAFDDVLIKELTGLFKRAGDDNQVRVLVLAANGKSFCAGADANWMKRMAGYSFEENVADARALATMLHTLNTLPKPTVAKVQGAAFGGAVGLIACCDMAIGSKMSKFCLSEVKLGLIPATIAPYVIDAIGKRIARRYFTTAEVFSARRARRLGLLSEAVTEEELDSTVEELIEQLLKNSPDAVSAAKQLIFDIADHKDDDEELMEKTSLRIATIRVSEQGQEGLSAFLEKRRPNWIQE, from the coding sequence ATGTCAGATATTTTATATGAAGTGGATAAACGCGGGGTGGCCACCGTTACCCTGAACCGGCCTCACAAACATAACGCCTTTGACGATGTACTGATCAAAGAGCTCACCGGGCTGTTTAAGCGCGCCGGTGATGACAATCAGGTGCGGGTGCTGGTACTGGCCGCCAATGGTAAGAGTTTCTGTGCCGGCGCCGATGCCAACTGGATGAAACGCATGGCCGGTTATAGTTTTGAAGAGAACGTAGCCGACGCCAGGGCCCTGGCCACCATGCTACATACCTTAAATACCCTGCCTAAGCCCACAGTGGCAAAGGTTCAGGGTGCTGCCTTTGGCGGTGCGGTGGGACTTATTGCCTGCTGTGATATGGCCATTGGCAGCAAAATGAGCAAGTTCTGTTTAAGCGAAGTCAAACTGGGCCTGATCCCGGCGACCATCGCCCCTTATGTGATTGACGCCATCGGCAAACGCATCGCTCGGCGTTATTTTACCACTGCCGAAGTGTTTTCTGCCCGCCGCGCCCGGCGCTTAGGCCTGCTCAGCGAAGCGGTCACCGAAGAAGAGCTGGACAGCACAGTAGAAGAGCTGATCGAACAATTATTGAAAAACAGCCCTGATGCTGTCAGTGCCGCCAAGCAACTGATCTTCGATATTGCCGATCACAAAGATGACGACGAAGAGCTGATGGAAAAAACCAGCCTGCGTATCGCCACTATCAGAGTGTCAGAACAAGGGCAGGAAGGCCTCAGCGCCTTTCTGGAAAAACGCCGCCCCAACTGGATCCAGGAGTAA
- a CDS encoding carboxyl transferase domain-containing protein, with protein MPRIESKINAKSQEFADNAAHMQTQVDDLRQQFANISQGGGDKANQRHTDRGKLLPRERIEALLDPGAPFLELSQLAALHVYDDDVPAAGIICGIGRVSGVECMIVANDATVKGGTYYPLTVKKHLRAQTIAEQNNLPCIYLVDSGGANLPRQDEVFPDREHFGRIFYNQANLSAANIPQIAVVMGSCTAGGAYVPAMADESIIVKEQGTIFLGGPPLVKAATGEVVSAEELGGGDVHCRTSGVADHLANNDHHALKIARDAVARLNRTKPVSLQLTQPVDPAYDVNEIYGIVPKDTRQSYDVREIIARVVDGSEFDEFKALYGNTLVCGFARIFGYPVGIVANNGILFSESAQKGAHFIELCAQRKIPLVFLQNITGFMVGKQYEAGGIAKHGAKMVTAVACAKVPKFTILIGGSFGAGNYGMCGRAYDPRFLFMWPNARISVMGGEQAAGVLAQVKRDQKARKDEDWSEAEEKAFKQPIIDDYERQGHPYYASARLWDDGVIDPADTRTVLGLCLSASLNKPIEDTRFGVFRM; from the coding sequence GTGCCCCGAATAGAATCAAAAATTAATGCCAAGAGCCAGGAATTTGCCGACAATGCCGCCCATATGCAGACTCAGGTGGACGATCTGCGTCAGCAATTTGCTAACATCAGCCAGGGTGGTGGCGATAAAGCCAATCAGCGTCATACCGACAGAGGCAAATTATTACCCCGCGAGCGCATCGAAGCCCTGCTCGATCCCGGTGCGCCTTTTTTAGAGCTGTCACAACTGGCAGCGCTGCATGTTTATGATGACGATGTGCCCGCGGCGGGCATTATATGTGGTATTGGCCGGGTTTCCGGTGTTGAGTGCATGATTGTGGCGAACGATGCCACCGTTAAAGGCGGCACCTATTACCCGCTTACGGTGAAAAAACACCTGCGCGCCCAGACCATTGCCGAGCAAAACAACCTGCCCTGTATCTACCTGGTCGACAGTGGCGGTGCCAACCTGCCCCGTCAGGATGAAGTGTTCCCTGATCGTGAGCACTTCGGGCGTATTTTTTATAATCAGGCCAACTTATCAGCCGCCAATATTCCGCAAATCGCGGTGGTGATGGGCTCCTGCACCGCAGGTGGAGCCTATGTTCCGGCCATGGCCGATGAGTCCATTATTGTCAAAGAACAGGGCACCATTTTTCTCGGTGGCCCGCCGCTGGTAAAAGCGGCAACCGGTGAAGTGGTCAGCGCCGAGGAGCTGGGCGGCGGTGATGTGCACTGTCGCACCTCCGGGGTGGCGGACCACCTGGCCAACAATGACCATCATGCGCTGAAAATTGCCCGGGATGCGGTAGCACGGTTAAACCGTACTAAGCCGGTATCATTGCAGCTTACCCAGCCTGTGGATCCGGCTTACGACGTCAATGAAATCTATGGCATCGTGCCTAAAGACACCCGCCAGTCTTATGATGTGCGGGAAATCATTGCCCGCGTGGTGGATGGCTCAGAATTCGATGAATTTAAGGCCCTTTACGGCAACACCTTAGTCTGTGGATTTGCACGCATCTTCGGCTATCCGGTCGGCATTGTCGCCAATAACGGGATTTTATTCTCAGAATCGGCACAAAAAGGCGCTCACTTTATTGAGCTGTGCGCCCAGCGCAAAATCCCGCTGGTATTTTTGCAGAATATCACCGGCTTTATGGTGGGCAAACAATACGAAGCCGGCGGCATTGCCAAACATGGCGCGAAAATGGTGACCGCCGTGGCCTGCGCCAAAGTGCCCAAATTTACTATTCTGATCGGCGGTAGTTTCGGTGCCGGTAACTACGGCATGTGCGGCCGAGCGTACGACCCGCGCTTTTTGTTTATGTGGCCCAATGCCCGCATCTCGGTGATGGGCGGCGAGCAGGCTGCCGGTGTGCTGGCTCAGGTTAAACGGGATCAAAAAGCCCGCAAAGATGAAGACTGGAGTGAAGCAGAAGAAAAGGCCTTTAAACAGCCGATTATTGATGATTATGAGCGCCAGGGGCACCCCTACTACGCCTCAGCCCGCCTATGGGATGACGGCGTGATTGATCCCGCCGATACCCGTACCGTGCTTGGCCTGTGCCTTTCAGCATCGTTGAATAAACCTATAGAGGACACCCGTTTCGGGGTGTTCCGCATGTAA
- a CDS encoding isovaleryl-CoA dehydrogenase, with product MKAHYPTLNFGLGEEVDMLRDHVYAFAQGEIAPLAESADENNAFPNELWPKFGEMGLLGVTVSEQYGGADMGYLAHVVAMEEISRASAGIGLSYGAHSNLCVNQIYKNGNDAQREKYLPKLVSGEHIGALAMSEPNAGSDVVSMKLSAKKQGDKYILNGNKMWITNGPDAHVFVIYAKTDVNAGSKGITAFIVEKDTPGFSQAQKLDKLGMRSSNTCELVFDNCEIPAENILGVEGGGVKVLMSGLDYERLVLSGGPLGIMQACMDVVIPYVHDRKQFGQSIGEFQLVQGKLADMYTQMNAARAYVYTVAKACDRGETTRKDAAAVILYSAELATKMALDAIQLLGGNGYINEYPTGRLLRDAKLYEIGAGTSEIRRMLIGRELFKESA from the coding sequence ATGAAAGCCCATTACCCTACCCTGAATTTTGGTCTTGGCGAAGAAGTGGATATGCTTCGCGACCACGTCTATGCCTTTGCCCAGGGCGAGATTGCGCCACTGGCCGAAAGCGCCGATGAAAACAATGCCTTTCCCAACGAACTTTGGCCTAAATTTGGCGAAATGGGCCTGTTAGGTGTCACCGTATCGGAACAATATGGCGGTGCCGACATGGGTTATCTGGCCCATGTGGTGGCGATGGAAGAAATCAGCCGCGCGTCCGCAGGCATTGGCTTAAGTTACGGTGCCCATTCTAATCTGTGTGTTAATCAGATTTATAAAAACGGCAACGACGCCCAGCGGGAAAAATACCTGCCGAAACTGGTCAGCGGTGAGCATATCGGCGCGCTGGCCATGAGTGAGCCAAATGCCGGCTCAGATGTGGTCAGCATGAAGTTAAGCGCCAAAAAACAGGGAGATAAGTACATTCTTAACGGCAATAAAATGTGGATCACCAACGGCCCCGATGCCCATGTGTTTGTGATCTATGCCAAAACCGATGTCAACGCAGGCTCTAAAGGCATTACTGCTTTTATCGTAGAAAAAGACACGCCGGGATTCAGCCAGGCACAAAAACTCGACAAACTGGGCATGCGCTCCTCCAATACCTGCGAACTGGTGTTCGATAACTGTGAAATACCCGCTGAAAATATTCTGGGTGTTGAGGGCGGCGGCGTAAAGGTGCTGATGAGCGGCCTCGATTATGAACGACTAGTGCTCTCCGGCGGCCCGCTGGGCATAATGCAGGCCTGTATGGATGTGGTCATCCCTTATGTTCATGACAGAAAGCAGTTTGGCCAGAGTATCGGCGAATTTCAGCTGGTACAGGGCAAGCTTGCCGATATGTATACCCAGATGAATGCCGCCCGTGCTTATGTTTATACCGTAGCCAAAGCCTGCGATCGTGGTGAAACCACCCGTAAAGATGCCGCTGCGGTGATCCTGTATTCTGCCGAACTGGCCACTAAAATGGCGCTGGATGCGATTCAGTTGCTCGGCGGTAACGGCTATATCAACGAGTACCCCACAGGGCGTTTGCTCAGAGATGCTAAGCTGTATGAGATTGGCGCCGGCACCTCAGAGATCCGCCGCATGCTGATCGGCCGCGAACTGTTTAAAGAATCGGCTTAA
- a CDS encoding MerR family transcriptional regulator produces MAENRTYSIGELAKEFDITPRSIRFYEEQGLLCPERSGQTRIYHNKDRVRLKLILRGKRLGFSLAETKTLFNLYDSNQNSLAQNEVILDMIALKRASMRQQLEDIQMLMNELDDLESRCRLELEQLTRGKRA; encoded by the coding sequence ATGGCCGAGAACCGCACCTACAGCATTGGCGAACTGGCAAAAGAATTTGACATTACGCCCCGATCCATCCGCTTCTATGAAGAGCAGGGGCTGCTGTGCCCTGAGCGTAGTGGCCAGACACGCATCTATCACAATAAAGACAGAGTCAGGCTGAAGCTGATCCTAAGAGGAAAAAGACTCGGCTTTTCACTGGCAGAAACCAAAACCCTGTTTAACCTTTACGACAGTAATCAGAACTCACTGGCACAAAATGAAGTGATTCTGGACATGATTGCCCTGAAGCGGGCCAGCATGCGTCAACAACTGGAAGATATTCAGATGCTGATGAATGAGCTGGACGACCTGGAGAGTCGCTGTCGACTGGAACTGGAACAACTGACAAGAGGAAAACGCGCATGA
- a CDS encoding thiolase family protein, with product MSNNDAVVIVDARRTPMGGFQGALAPLSGVELGAQAIKALLEKHDADAVQEVFMGCVLPAGLGQSPARQASLKAGLPLSAGVTTINKVCGSGMKAVMLAHDLIKAGSIDTAVAGGMESMSNAPYLLPKARSGYRMGHGQVLDHMMLDGLENAYDGKAMGCFAQDTADKERIDRQQMDEFALTSLSRAKQAINSGAFADEITPLTIATRKGDITVDTDEGPGNAMPDKIPNLRPAFKKDGTITAANSSSISDGAAALLVMRESVAKEKGLTPMARIVGHSTHSIEPENFTVAPVGAMQKLLDKVNWQTSDVDLFEINEAFAMVTMLAIKQLELDADKVNVNGGACALGHPIGASGARILVTLLHALKNRNLKKGIASLCIGGGEATAIAVEML from the coding sequence ATGAGTAATAACGATGCAGTAGTGATAGTGGATGCCAGACGCACTCCCATGGGTGGCTTTCAGGGCGCTTTAGCACCTTTAAGTGGTGTTGAACTGGGTGCTCAGGCGATTAAAGCGCTGCTGGAAAAGCATGATGCTGATGCAGTGCAGGAAGTGTTTATGGGCTGTGTACTGCCAGCCGGGTTGGGGCAGTCTCCGGCCAGACAGGCGAGTTTAAAAGCCGGTTTGCCGCTATCTGCCGGTGTAACGACCATTAATAAAGTCTGTGGCTCGGGTATGAAAGCGGTGATGCTGGCTCATGATCTGATTAAGGCAGGCAGTATTGATACGGCGGTGGCCGGGGGCATGGAAAGCATGAGTAATGCGCCGTATCTGTTACCCAAAGCGCGAAGTGGCTATCGTATGGGTCATGGCCAGGTACTGGATCATATGATGCTGGACGGGCTGGAAAATGCCTATGATGGCAAAGCCATGGGCTGTTTTGCCCAGGACACTGCTGATAAAGAAAGGATCGATCGCCAGCAAATGGATGAGTTTGCTTTAACCTCCTTATCCCGCGCCAAACAGGCTATCAACAGTGGTGCCTTTGCCGATGAGATTACGCCGCTGACCATTGCAACCCGTAAGGGGGATATTACCGTAGATACCGATGAAGGGCCGGGCAACGCCATGCCGGATAAGATCCCCAATCTGCGTCCTGCATTTAAAAAAGACGGTACCATTACTGCCGCTAATTCAAGTTCTATTTCTGATGGTGCTGCAGCACTGCTGGTGATGCGCGAGTCGGTGGCGAAAGAAAAGGGCCTGACGCCAATGGCGCGGATTGTGGGACACAGTACCCATTCCATTGAACCTGAAAACTTTACCGTAGCGCCCGTTGGCGCCATGCAAAAGCTGCTGGATAAGGTTAACTGGCAGACCAGCGATGTGGATCTGTTTGAGATCAATGAAGCCTTTGCCATGGTGACCATGCTGGCGATTAAACAGCTGGAGCTGGATGCAGACAAGGTCAACGTCAATGGTGGTGCCTGTGCGCTGGGCCATCCTATAGGTGCTTCCGGTGCCCGGATTCTGGTCACTCTGCTGCATGCTCTGAAAAACCGGAATCTTAAAAAGGGTATCGCCTCACTCTGTATCGGCGGCGGCGAAGCGACAGCTATCGCAGTGGAAATGCTGTAG
- a CDS encoding MATE family efflux transporter, whose amino-acid sequence MSLAHEIRQLVKLAWPLLIAQVTQTLMGVSDTIMAGRVSATDMAAVAIASSIILPILFFLQGIILALPPIVSRLDGARKVEEIPEKGQQTLWLSLFMSVPLALCYFLVPQLAELMNMEPELERITLEYLQYMLLGMPAFAIYQVLRQYCEGLSVTRPSMIIMFVGLMINIPANYVFIYGKLGVPAFGGAGCGIATALVFTGMMVCTWAYTHYSRKMSRYPFFNRWYAPRLSEIMEIVRLGLPIAMTILFEVSLFSVVALLLAPFGALIVASHQVALNFSALMFMIPLSIGLAVAIRVGYLLGEEKPLNARKSVHGAWIVGIGCALVTASISFLLRFQIAELYSNDAEVVRMAADLMFLAAVFQFSDAIQVISGCALRGYKDAKAMFYISFLSYWGVGLTTGCILGLTDWVVPKMAATGFWIGFIVGLTSAAIFLGWRLAYIQRVKEEEIITG is encoded by the coding sequence ATGAGTCTTGCTCACGAAATAAGACAACTGGTGAAACTGGCCTGGCCTTTATTGATTGCTCAGGTCACGCAAACCCTGATGGGTGTATCAGACACCATTATGGCCGGCCGGGTATCCGCTACGGATATGGCCGCGGTGGCTATTGCGTCGAGCATTATTCTGCCCATTCTGTTTTTCCTGCAAGGCATTATTCTGGCCCTTCCGCCTATCGTTTCGCGCCTTGACGGGGCAAGAAAGGTGGAAGAGATCCCTGAAAAAGGCCAGCAAACCCTGTGGCTGTCGCTGTTTATGTCGGTGCCGCTGGCACTGTGCTACTTTTTAGTGCCACAGCTGGCAGAGCTGATGAACATGGAGCCGGAGCTCGAGCGCATTACCCTTGAGTATCTGCAATACATGTTACTGGGGATGCCGGCATTTGCCATCTATCAGGTACTGCGCCAGTACTGTGAAGGCCTTTCGGTCACCCGCCCGTCTATGATCATTATGTTTGTTGGTCTGATGATTAATATTCCGGCTAATTACGTATTTATTTACGGCAAGCTTGGCGTACCAGCTTTTGGCGGCGCCGGTTGTGGTATTGCCACCGCACTGGTATTTACCGGCATGATGGTATGCACCTGGGCCTACACCCACTATTCACGCAAGATGTCACGCTACCCGTTTTTCAACCGCTGGTATGCCCCCAGGCTGTCAGAGATCATGGAGATTGTGCGCCTCGGCCTGCCTATTGCTATGACCATTTTGTTTGAGGTGTCGCTGTTTTCTGTGGTGGCACTGCTGCTGGCTCCCTTTGGGGCACTGATTGTGGCGTCTCATCAGGTGGCACTGAATTTCTCTGCGCTGATGTTTATGATCCCCTTAAGCATTGGCCTGGCCGTGGCCATCAGAGTGGGCTATCTGCTGGGTGAAGAAAAACCCTTAAATGCCAGAAAATCAGTACATGGCGCCTGGATTGTGGGTATCGGCTGCGCCCTTGTGACCGCCAGCATTTCCTTTTTGCTGCGTTTTCAGATTGCTGAGCTCTACAGTAACGATGCCGAAGTGGTACGCATGGCGGCAGATCTGATGTTTCTGGCGGCGGTGTTTCAGTTTTCCGACGCCATACAGGTGATCTCAGGCTGTGCCCTGCGCGGCTATAAAGATGCCAAAGCCATGTTCTATATCAGTTTTCTGTCTTACTGGGGGGTGGGATTAACAACTGGCTGCATTCTGGGGCTCACCGACTGGGTAGTGCCAAAGATGGCTGCCACCGGTTTCTGGATTGGCTTTATCGTCGGCCTGACCAGCGCCGCCATCTTCCTGGGCTGGCGCCTGGCGTATATTCAAAGGGTAAAAGAAGAAGAAATTATCACCGGTTAA
- a CDS encoding ANTAR domain-containing response regulator, whose product MSGAPTVADKALEILLIDDDLDRAAAFSSALDSSRYHVSHLVSSRTSLLKEVDQLKPDIIVIDIESPDRDILESLSTLSSFNPKPVVMFCEQDDSQLINQSVQSGVSAYVVGDVPGGRVRSILDAAVARFQQYQTLKQELNETKNKLESRRVIEKAKALLMNKKNMSEAKAFNTMRKMAMDSGQKMEQVAANILSILTTLDAQD is encoded by the coding sequence ATGAGCGGAGCGCCCACTGTTGCAGACAAAGCTCTGGAAATCCTGCTGATCGATGATGATCTGGACAGGGCGGCAGCCTTTAGTTCGGCACTGGATAGCTCCCGCTATCATGTGTCGCACCTGGTCAGTTCCCGCACGTCGCTGCTTAAGGAAGTGGATCAACTGAAGCCGGATATTATCGTGATTGATATTGAATCACCGGATCGGGACATTCTTGAAAGCCTCAGTACCTTATCCAGTTTTAATCCCAAACCGGTGGTGATGTTCTGTGAACAGGATGACTCACAGTTGATCAATCAGTCGGTGCAATCCGGTGTCAGCGCCTATGTGGTGGGCGATGTACCAGGTGGCAGGGTGCGCTCAATCCTGGACGCCGCCGTTGCCCGCTTCCAGCAATATCAAACCCTGAAGCAGGAACTGAATGAGACCAAAAATAAACTGGAATCCAGACGGGTGATTGAGAAAGCCAAAGCATTGCTGATGAATAAGAAAAACATGAGTGAAGCTAAAGCCTTTAACACCATGCGCAAGATGGCCATGGACAGTGGCCAGAAAATGGAGCAGGTGGCCGCCAATATTCTTTCCATTCTCACCACACTTGACGCACAGGACTAA
- a CDS encoding CmpA/NrtA family ABC transporter substrate-binding protein, which produces MQQNNKTQLQLGFVPLTDSAPLVMAKELGFFQDEGLDVVLRKQNSWATLRDKLQVGILDGAQMLAPMPLASQLGLGGNHASIITPFILSFNGNAITLSEALCREVCQLHGMPLNSLPLPLPASLLKAVIDERLHQGRPLLKFATVFAYSSHYYQLRQWFSDADIELGTDVEVQVLPPTSMVAALHEGVVDGYCVGGPWNAKAVRTGLGMTAVSSCDIWPDQPEKVLGITESWQQANPDTTVALIKALRRACDWLEVVPNRFEAARILSSVTYLNADLDVVAPALLGSCLVHHRLDPRTIPAYNRFSSAGQGGDNNPDPAYARFLLNQMVEAGHIQLSQYQQLDSEQVFRADIYAQALQQVQTAVL; this is translated from the coding sequence ATGCAGCAGAACAATAAAACACAATTGCAACTGGGATTCGTGCCCCTGACAGACAGTGCGCCATTGGTGATGGCAAAAGAGCTTGGTTTTTTTCAGGATGAAGGGCTGGATGTTGTACTCAGAAAACAGAATTCCTGGGCTACCCTGCGTGACAAACTGCAGGTTGGGATCCTGGATGGCGCGCAGATGCTTGCACCTATGCCGCTGGCCAGCCAGCTGGGTTTAGGCGGTAATCATGCCAGCATCATCACGCCCTTTATTCTCAGCTTTAATGGCAACGCCATCACCTTATCAGAGGCGTTGTGCCGGGAAGTTTGTCAGCTCCACGGCATGCCACTGAATAGCCTGCCGTTACCGCTCCCTGCGAGTTTGCTGAAGGCTGTGATTGACGAGCGATTGCACCAGGGCAGGCCGTTGCTGAAGTTCGCCACCGTATTTGCCTACAGCAGTCATTACTATCAGTTACGCCAGTGGTTCAGTGACGCAGATATTGAGCTGGGCACAGATGTGGAAGTACAGGTACTGCCGCCAACCAGTATGGTGGCGGCACTACATGAAGGCGTGGTGGACGGGTACTGTGTGGGAGGTCCCTGGAATGCCAAAGCTGTCAGAACCGGGCTGGGTATGACTGCAGTCAGCTCCTGTGATATCTGGCCTGATCAACCTGAGAAAGTCCTGGGGATCACAGAATCCTGGCAGCAGGCGAATCCTGATACCACAGTGGCACTGATCAAAGCCCTGAGGCGTGCCTGTGACTGGCTGGAAGTCGTACCGAATCGCTTTGAAGCAGCGCGGATCCTGAGCTCAGTCACTTATTTAAATGCGGATCTGGATGTGGTGGCGCCGGCGCTGCTCGGCAGTTGTCTGGTGCACCACCGCTTAGATCCCAGAACGATTCCCGCTTACAACCGATTCAGCAGTGCCGGGCAGGGGGGCGACAATAATCCCGATCCGGCCTATGCCCGCTTTTTGCTCAATCAGATGGTTGAAGCCGGGCATATACAATTGTCTCAGTATCAGCAACTCGATTCTGAGCAGGTATTTCGGGCCGATATTTACGCTCAGGCGTTGCAGCAAGTGCAAACAGCAGTTTTATAA
- a CDS encoding NarK family nitrate/nitrite MFS transporter → MSGSDRFNLLSFTGKMKVLHLSWIAFFITFVVWFNHAPLLQAIAASLGLDSQQVKTLLILNVALTIPARVIIGMLTDRFGPRIVYSTLLAICSLPCFLFALAETFIQAAIARFMLGFIGAGFVIGIRMVSEWFPSQELGTAEGIYGGWGNFGSAAAAFSLPALALWLGGDNGWRYAIALTGLMSLIFAVIYFMSVSDTPKGATYFKPKQSGAMEVTSVGDFFFLLVMKIPMYAALALLIWKLSPAGVSLVGSELSLVCYIGLVLLYLCEIRQVWKINHSIFKQPVPELHRYKFKQVAILNVLYFATFGSELAVISMLPLFFAETFTLTPVMAGMLASAYAFMNLMSRPAGGWLSDKFGRKPVLLILTAGLALGYFMMSHVNASWSLPLAVAAVMLCSFFVQSGEGAVFAVVPLIKRRLTGQIAGMTGAYGNVGAVVYLTVLSFVDYSTFFMVIAATALMGFAVLLLMEEPKGHIAEVGEDGSVELISVS, encoded by the coding sequence ATGAGCGGGTCTGACAGATTTAACCTTTTATCCTTTACAGGCAAAATGAAAGTTCTGCATCTGTCCTGGATAGCATTTTTTATCACCTTTGTGGTGTGGTTCAATCATGCACCGTTGTTGCAGGCGATTGCTGCGAGCCTGGGGCTGGACAGTCAGCAGGTAAAAACCTTGCTGATCCTGAACGTGGCGCTGACTATTCCGGCAAGGGTGATCATTGGCATGTTAACGGACCGCTTCGGTCCGCGTATTGTTTATTCCACACTGCTGGCAATCTGTTCCTTACCCTGCTTCTTATTTGCGCTGGCTGAGACCTTTATTCAGGCGGCCATTGCCCGCTTTATGCTCGGTTTTATCGGGGCCGGCTTTGTGATTGGCATCCGTATGGTCAGCGAGTGGTTCCCCAGTCAGGAACTGGGTACGGCCGAGGGCATTTATGGCGGCTGGGGGAATTTCGGATCGGCGGCGGCGGCCTTCAGCCTGCCTGCGCTGGCATTATGGCTTGGTGGGGATAACGGCTGGCGTTACGCCATCGCCCTAACCGGGTTGATGAGTCTGATTTTTGCTGTCATTTATTTTATGAGTGTCAGCGACACGCCAAAAGGTGCCACCTACTTCAAGCCAAAACAAAGTGGCGCCATGGAGGTCACCAGTGTCGGAGATTTCTTTTTTCTGCTGGTCATGAAGATCCCTATGTATGCGGCACTGGCCTTGTTGATATGGAAGCTGTCGCCAGCGGGAGTAAGCCTTGTCGGCTCTGAGCTGAGTCTGGTCTGCTACATTGGTCTGGTGTTGTTGTATCTGTGCGAGATCCGCCAGGTGTGGAAGATCAATCACAGTATTTTTAAACAACCTGTGCCCGAACTGCATCGCTATAAATTCAAACAGGTAGCGATACTCAATGTGCTGTACTTTGCGACCTTTGGCTCAGAACTGGCGGTGATCTCTATGTTGCCACTGTTTTTTGCCGAAACCTTTACCCTGACACCGGTAATGGCCGGTATGCTGGCCTCGGCGTATGCCTTTATGAATCTGATGTCGCGACCGGCAGGCGGCTGGCTGTCTGATAAGTTTGGCCGCAAGCCGGTGTTGTTGATCCTCACCGCAGGACTGGCGTTGGGCTACTTTATGATGAGCCATGTGAACGCAAGCTGGTCTTTGCCGCTGGCGGTCGCTGCGGTGATGTTATGTTCTTTCTTTGTACAATCCGGAGAGGGAGCGGTATTTGCGGTGGTACCCCTGATTAAACGTCGCCTGACCGGGCAGATTGCCGGCATGACCGGAGCCTACGGCAATGTGGGTGCAGTGGTGTATCTGACGGTGTTGTCATTTGTGGACTACAGCACCTTTTTTATGGTGATTGCGGCGACCGCATTAATGGGCTTTGCAGTGCTGTTGTTGATGGAAGAGCCTAAAGGCCATATTGCTGAAGTTGGTGAAGACGGCTCGGTAGAGCTGATCTCTGTATCCTGA